From the genome of Thermogutta terrifontis, one region includes:
- a CDS encoding IS630 family transposase, which produces MTARKIQYWVIPPEADAEFVAQMEEVLEVYCRPYDPLHPVVCMDEQPVQLVKEVRRPIPATRGHPRRVDYEYERAGTAAIFLFCEPLVGWRQATARERRTKSDWATEVAALLDGRYADCERITLICDNLNTHTKGAFYEVFPAERARQYVRRIEFVYTPKHGSWLNVAECELSCLTRQCLAGRRVGELRLLQEEIAAWSGDLNARQRGVDWQMTAEDARCKLKSVYPKIIL; this is translated from the coding sequence ATCACGGCGCGGAAGATTCAGTACTGGGTGATACCGCCGGAGGCGGATGCGGAGTTTGTCGCTCAGATGGAAGAGGTGCTGGAGGTGTATTGTCGGCCATATGATCCGTTGCATCCGGTCGTTTGCATGGATGAGCAGCCGGTGCAGTTGGTGAAGGAAGTGCGGCGTCCGATTCCGGCGACGAGAGGGCATCCCCGGCGAGTGGATTACGAGTATGAACGAGCGGGGACGGCGGCGATCTTCCTGTTTTGCGAGCCCTTGGTCGGTTGGCGTCAGGCGACGGCGCGGGAACGTCGGACGAAGAGCGACTGGGCCACGGAGGTGGCAGCGCTTTTGGACGGGCGTTACGCGGACTGTGAGCGGATCACGCTGATCTGCGACAACCTGAACACGCACACGAAAGGGGCGTTTTACGAGGTGTTCCCAGCGGAGCGGGCTCGTCAGTACGTTCGTCGCATTGAGTTTGTTTACACGCCGAAACACGGCAGTTGGCTGAACGTGGCGGAGTGCGAGTTGAGCTGTTTGACCCGGCAGTGCCTGGCGGGGCGTCGTGTGGGAGAGTTACGTCTTCTTCAGGAGGAAATTGCGGCGTGGTCGGGAGACCTCAACGCTCGGCAGCGGGGTGTCGACTGGCAAATGACCGCGGAAGATGCCCGCTGCAAACTGAAGTCTGTTTATCCCAAAATTATCCTGTGA
- a CDS encoding helix-turn-helix domain-containing protein, with product MRKKYIVRLTEEERQKCQEVIRKLKGTSQKVRRAQILLKVDADGPAWTDQQIAEAFGCRRQTVEKIRQRFVERGFEETLEGKSRSGHQRTRFWMGRWKRKSLPPVWGRRLRVTVSGRFASWPVGWWS from the coding sequence ATGCGAAAGAAGTATATTGTCCGGCTGACCGAGGAAGAACGTCAGAAATGCCAGGAGGTCATTCGCAAGCTGAAGGGGACCAGCCAGAAGGTCCGTCGCGCTCAGATTCTGCTGAAGGTGGACGCGGACGGTCCGGCCTGGACGGACCAACAGATTGCCGAAGCGTTCGGGTGTCGGCGGCAGACGGTAGAGAAGATTCGTCAGCGTTTTGTGGAACGGGGTTTTGAGGAGACGCTGGAAGGGAAGAGCCGGTCGGGGCACCAGCGAACAAGATTCTGGATGGGGAGGTGGAAGCGAAAATCATTGCCACCCGTTTGGGGCCGCCGCCTGCGGGTTACGGTCAGTGGACGCTTCGCCTCCTGGCCCGTCGGTTGGTGGAGCTGA
- a CDS encoding HEAT repeat domain-containing protein, with protein MQIWKRGILIILLGVMTLGVKLGAFAQQAPVPESELIAILKSDAPKGDKALACKKLAVFGTGQAVPVLAPLLADSELASWARIALEAIPDPTCDAALREAARKLEGRLAVGVINSIAVRRDPQAIEVLAGRLGDSDAEVAAAAAVALGRIGGEKVVEILRPVLNHASPVVRNAVAEGLLSCADRYLADGNAAAAQSLYDLVRSADVPKPRRVEATRGAILVRGPEGIPLLVEQLRSGDKDLVAIALSTAREMKGPAVAQALVAELGPITATPQQRPPLLVIKSARYGAGDRWADVTEALRAAVRNNSLQVEASNSLAGDPAPGVVKELELVYSLGGQEFSLRVREGEMIRIGEGVRPADPRQVAILEALADIGEPAGIAAIVKAAQEADWALRLVAVRLLGRVGDASAVPVLVSAATEGGELAQAAAESLVQLTGQGVDDAILKALQSAQGPQRVVLLQAVGERLLEAALPVALADVNSDDPAVRGAAIQALGMIVPLEQLDVLIARLLQPRDDQEFQAVRNALIVACSRMPDLDAAAAKLMAVWPQAPTRVRVAIVEILGAMGGQGALRGLAQAARDSEDEVQDAATRALGEWMSADAAPVLLDLARTGNPRYRIRALRGYIRIARQLEVPLNDRIAMCKEALAAAQRPEEKRLVLEVLRRYPTAEGLQLAVTQLAVPELKAEAAEAAVQIAEKLPASDAATVAKAMDQVIQAAPGGETVQRAQALRQRARQ; from the coding sequence ATGCAGATCTGGAAACGCGGAATCTTGATTATCCTGCTTGGGGTAATGACTTTAGGAGTCAAGCTTGGGGCTTTCGCACAGCAGGCCCCTGTGCCGGAGTCGGAACTGATTGCCATCCTCAAGTCCGACGCCCCCAAAGGTGATAAGGCCTTGGCTTGCAAAAAACTGGCGGTGTTCGGTACCGGGCAAGCAGTTCCCGTGCTGGCGCCGCTCCTCGCGGATTCTGAACTCGCTTCCTGGGCGCGTATCGCTTTGGAGGCGATTCCTGATCCAACCTGTGATGCAGCACTGCGGGAAGCGGCGCGAAAGTTGGAGGGGCGGCTGGCCGTTGGCGTGATCAACTCCATCGCTGTGCGGCGCGATCCACAAGCGATCGAGGTTTTAGCCGGGCGACTCGGCGATAGCGACGCGGAGGTCGCGGCGGCAGCAGCAGTAGCCCTGGGCCGAATTGGCGGAGAGAAGGTGGTGGAAATCCTTCGGCCGGTGCTCAACCACGCGTCGCCAGTCGTGCGGAACGCCGTGGCCGAAGGACTTCTCTCCTGCGCGGATCGATATCTTGCTGACGGGAATGCCGCGGCCGCGCAATCGCTTTATGACCTTGTCCGCTCGGCCGACGTGCCCAAACCACGGCGTGTGGAAGCCACACGGGGGGCGATTCTGGTTCGGGGGCCGGAAGGCATTCCCCTCTTGGTAGAGCAACTCAGATCCGGTGACAAGGATTTGGTGGCCATTGCCCTGTCCACCGCGCGGGAAATGAAAGGACCGGCAGTTGCCCAGGCCCTGGTTGCGGAGCTTGGACCGATAACAGCAACTCCCCAGCAGCGTCCACCATTACTCGTGATCAAGTCAGCTCGTTACGGAGCCGGCGACCGTTGGGCGGACGTTACGGAGGCCCTGCGGGCGGCCGTGCGAAATAACAGTCTCCAGGTCGAGGCATCCAACTCGTTGGCCGGCGACCCGGCCCCGGGCGTCGTGAAAGAGCTCGAACTCGTCTATTCGCTGGGTGGCCAGGAGTTTTCGCTCCGCGTCAGAGAAGGCGAGATGATCAGAATCGGCGAAGGGGTAAGACCGGCCGATCCCCGGCAGGTGGCGATCCTGGAGGCCCTCGCCGACATCGGTGAGCCAGCAGGCATCGCTGCCATCGTCAAAGCGGCTCAGGAGGCCGACTGGGCGTTGCGATTGGTGGCTGTCCGCTTGCTCGGTCGAGTGGGCGACGCCTCGGCGGTGCCGGTTCTGGTCTCCGCGGCCACCGAAGGGGGTGAACTGGCTCAAGCCGCGGCAGAAAGCCTGGTGCAGCTCACCGGACAGGGAGTTGATGACGCAATTCTGAAGGCACTTCAGTCTGCGCAGGGGCCGCAGCGGGTGGTACTGCTTCAGGCAGTAGGTGAGCGCCTCCTGGAAGCGGCTTTGCCGGTTGCCCTTGCCGACGTGAACAGTGACGACCCGGCGGTGCGTGGGGCAGCCATTCAGGCCCTGGGTATGATTGTGCCCCTGGAACAGCTCGACGTTCTTATCGCACGGCTTCTCCAGCCGCGTGATGATCAAGAATTCCAGGCGGTCCGCAACGCGCTGATTGTGGCATGCAGCCGGATGCCTGATCTGGATGCTGCCGCGGCCAAGCTGATGGCAGTCTGGCCGCAAGCGCCCACGCGGGTACGGGTGGCCATTGTAGAAATCCTCGGCGCGATGGGGGGACAGGGCGCGCTGCGCGGACTCGCACAGGCTGCCCGGGATTCCGAAGACGAGGTTCAGGATGCCGCCACACGGGCTCTCGGGGAATGGATGTCGGCAGATGCCGCTCCCGTGCTTCTGGATCTGGCCAGGACCGGGAATCCGCGGTATCGCATTCGCGCCCTGCGCGGTTATATTCGGATCGCCCGACAGCTTGAAGTGCCCTTGAACGACCGGATCGCAATGTGCAAGGAGGCCCTCGCTGCCGCCCAGCGACCGGAGGAAAAACGGCTGGTACTGGAGGTGCTCCGGCGATATCCCACAGCGGAAGGCCTTCAACTAGCGGTGACACAGTTGGCTGTGCCGGAACTGAAGGCAGAAGCTGCTGAGGCGGCCGTGCAAATTGCCGAAAAACTCCCCGCCTCGGATGCCGCAACCGTGGCGAAGGCCATGGATCAGGTCATCCAGGCAGCGCCCGGGGGCGAGACTGTCCAGCGGGCTCAGGCCCTTCGGCAGCGGGCCCGCCAGTGA
- a CDS encoding RHS repeat-associated core domain-containing protein, with protein sequence MNARAGLFGEQLRAPSDRPPPPAVFWGPAVDQILAEETVDGGTADLVQWTLTDHLNTVRDVAKYDPGSDMTTVVNHLTYDAFGRVTSESNPTIDSLFLFTSRPFDSDTDLQNNLNRWYDAHVGRWLSEDPIGFAGGDGNLYRYVKNSPIMSTDPSGKGDEHSSDPNTTFLDAIEAANTVKDLLKEVADPTKPGSLTVLLDLPSNVLQEQLSKFLRALNEFQPQTDCARWYKRAVEAILAAHRGDGRMCPDIAAGDASDRTLGDRCALDLAIRSGGSSSSALFCRFARRVSEACADLARRNIGKPWRG encoded by the coding sequence ATGAACGCACGTGCCGGGCTGTTTGGCGAGCAGCTTCGAGCACCCTCAGATCGGCCACCTCCGCCAGCGGTATTTTGGGGCCCGGCGGTGGATCAGATCCTGGCCGAGGAGACCGTTGACGGCGGCACGGCCGACCTTGTACAGTGGACGCTGACGGACCACCTGAACACGGTCCGGGACGTCGCCAAGTATGATCCGGGCAGCGACATGACCACCGTGGTCAATCACCTCACTTATGACGCTTTTGGCCGGGTCACGTCGGAAAGTAATCCGACGATTGATAGTCTCTTTTTATTCACCAGTAGACCATTCGATAGTGACACGGACCTTCAAAACAATCTCAACCGCTGGTACGATGCCCACGTCGGCCGCTGGCTGAGCGAGGACCCGATCGGCTTCGCTGGTGGTGATGGGAATTTGTATCGGTATGTCAAGAATAGCCCGATCATGTCAACTGACCCTTCAGGAAAAGGCGACGAGCACTCTAGCGACCCAAACACAACATTTCTGGACGCAATCGAGGCGGCCAACACGGTGAAAGACTTGCTTAAAGAGGTTGCTGATCCCACCAAGCCGGGAAGCCTCACCGTTTTGCTCGATCTACCGAGTAACGTGCTGCAAGAGCAATTGTCTAAGTTCCTGCGGGCACTCAATGAGTTTCAGCCGCAGACAGATTGCGCTCGATGGTACAAGCGCGCCGTTGAAGCGATCCTTGCTGCACATCGCGGTGACGGAAGAATGTGCCCAGATATCGCCGCTGGGGATGCGTCAGATCGCACTTTAGGCGACCGATGCGCTCTGGATCTGGCGATTCGGTCTGGAGGTAGCTCCTCCTCCGCGCTTTTCTGCAGATTTGCAAGGAGGGTGTCCGAAGCGTGCGCCGACCTTGCTCGAAGGAACATCGGAAAGCCATGGCGGGGGTGA
- a CDS encoding TIGR03936 family radical SAM-associated protein produces the protein MDRLTVRQRVRIRFSKTGDLRFIGHHDLVRTLERLFRRAGLPLAFSQGYHPKPKISFPLALALGLEGRNEVLELELTEALSADEILARLQQATVPGLAFHRVELVPPGTRTAQVSRVTYEIQVPLDREEKVRSRLDAIGAHSRVDMTQQGQAVERNLLDHLLEWSLTDGRLSFTLRVDPRGSLHPREVLRMLELDDLEAQGIPLVRSRVEVV, from the coding sequence ATGGACCGGTTAACGGTCCGGCAACGAGTGCGCATTCGCTTCTCCAAAACGGGAGATTTGCGATTTATCGGCCACCACGACCTGGTGCGAACTCTGGAGCGACTGTTCCGGCGGGCAGGACTTCCGCTTGCTTTCAGCCAGGGGTACCATCCAAAACCGAAGATCAGTTTCCCTCTGGCGCTTGCCCTCGGATTGGAAGGGCGCAACGAAGTTCTCGAACTTGAGCTGACCGAGGCTTTGTCCGCCGACGAGATTCTCGCCCGCCTTCAGCAAGCAACTGTTCCAGGGTTGGCGTTTCATCGCGTCGAGCTTGTTCCACCCGGGACCCGCACAGCGCAGGTTTCCCGCGTGACTTACGAAATTCAGGTACCTTTGGACCGAGAAGAAAAGGTTCGAAGCCGGCTTGACGCGATCGGTGCCCACTCCCGCGTGGACATGACGCAGCAGGGCCAGGCCGTCGAACGCAATCTCCTCGATCATCTCCTGGAGTGGAGTCTTACCGACGGCCGGCTGAGTTTCACTCTCCGTGTCGATCCCCGCGGATCTCTCCATCCTCGGGAAGTGCTTCGGATGCTGGAGCTTGACGATCTCGAAGCGCAGGGGATTCCTCTTGTGCGCAGCCGGGTGGAGGTGGTCTGA
- a CDS encoding Rne/Rng family ribonuclease translates to MKQEMLINAAQPEECRIAIVEDGVLEELYIERADQESYVGNIYKGIVVNLEPSIQAAFVDFGIGRNGFLHVSDVEPQYFRQAGYDPDELGDLPPPASGVLNGLDGETTRPARNRRNNIRPRVRPPIQSIFRRGDEVIVQVIKEGIGNKGPTLSTYISIPGRYLVLMPALGRVGISRKIEDEATRRRLREIMHQLDLPKGLGFIVRTAGADRTRKELSRDLAYLLRLWKVIVRRIKKLEAPVDIYQESDMIIRTIRDIFSAEVGTIIIDEPKTYERAKEFLEMVMPRYVDRLKYYDGKEPLFHKYGLEKEISIIHQREVPLSPGGSIVIDQTEALVAIDVNSGNFRVDDSAEETAFQINLIAAKEIARQIRLRDLGGVIVNDFIDMRKEKHRRAVERALREAMRRDRARTKILRTSPFGLIEMTRQRIRPSLKRTLYRDCPLCKGAGWVKTVETMAIETMRQLLLAVLVDRVAKITVTVHEEVAEYLNNNKRRFITDLETKNNVTIRVAGEKHVSPEHLVIECRDKEDRILAMPK, encoded by the coding sequence ATGAAGCAGGAAATGTTGATCAATGCTGCCCAGCCCGAGGAATGTCGAATTGCCATTGTAGAAGACGGCGTCCTGGAAGAGCTTTACATCGAACGTGCTGACCAGGAAAGCTACGTCGGCAACATCTACAAGGGAATCGTCGTCAATCTCGAGCCGAGCATTCAAGCGGCGTTTGTGGATTTTGGAATCGGTCGGAATGGGTTCCTGCACGTCAGCGATGTGGAACCCCAGTATTTCCGTCAGGCCGGATATGACCCGGACGAACTTGGCGATTTGCCGCCCCCTGCGTCGGGAGTTCTCAACGGCCTGGATGGTGAAACCACTCGCCCTGCTCGAAATCGCCGGAATAATATTCGGCCCAGGGTTCGTCCCCCCATTCAAAGCATCTTCCGCCGCGGCGATGAGGTGATCGTTCAGGTGATCAAAGAGGGCATCGGCAACAAAGGGCCGACGCTCTCCACTTATATCAGCATTCCGGGACGTTATCTCGTCCTGATGCCTGCCTTAGGTCGGGTGGGAATTTCCCGCAAAATCGAAGACGAGGCCACACGCCGCCGGCTCCGCGAAATCATGCATCAGCTCGATTTGCCCAAAGGATTGGGGTTCATCGTCCGCACGGCGGGAGCCGACCGCACCAGAAAAGAGCTTTCCCGCGACCTCGCCTATCTCCTCCGCCTCTGGAAGGTGATCGTGCGGCGGATCAAAAAGCTGGAAGCACCGGTGGACATCTACCAGGAAAGCGACATGATCATCCGCACCATTCGCGATATCTTCAGTGCGGAGGTGGGAACCATCATCATCGACGAGCCGAAAACATACGAGCGGGCGAAGGAATTCCTGGAAATGGTCATGCCCCGGTATGTGGACCGGCTCAAATATTACGACGGAAAGGAACCCCTCTTCCATAAGTACGGTTTGGAAAAAGAGATAAGTATCATCCATCAGCGTGAAGTGCCGCTGTCTCCCGGTGGATCCATCGTCATCGATCAGACCGAAGCTCTGGTGGCGATCGATGTCAATAGCGGCAATTTCCGGGTGGATGACTCGGCCGAAGAAACCGCGTTCCAGATCAATCTCATCGCCGCCAAGGAAATTGCCCGGCAAATTCGCCTGCGTGATCTGGGGGGTGTCATCGTCAACGATTTTATTGACATGCGAAAAGAGAAACATCGCCGAGCGGTCGAGAGGGCACTGCGGGAGGCGATGCGCCGCGATCGCGCAAGGACCAAAATCCTCCGCACCAGTCCATTCGGTTTGATCGAGATGACGCGCCAGCGGATTCGCCCCAGTTTGAAAAGGACCCTTTACCGGGATTGTCCTCTGTGTAAAGGGGCCGGTTGGGTCAAAACCGTGGAGACGATGGCCATCGAAACGATGCGGCAACTTCTCCTGGCGGTACTTGTGGATCGCGTGGCCAAGATTACAGTGACCGTTCATGAAGAAGTTGCTGAATATCTCAATAATAATAAACGGCGTTTCATTACTGACTTGGAAACAAAAAATAACGTGACGATTCGAGTGGCGGGTGAAAAACACGTTTCGCCCGAGCATTTGGTCATTGAATGCCGGGATAAGGAAGATCGAATTTTGGCAATGCCGAAGTGA